tcaggccccacatcaccTACAATTACGTTGACCCTTAATGCAGGGATTAGGGGCAGTGTCCCCTTTACagtaaaaaatctgcatataacttgaCTCTCCCctaactactaatagtctactgttgacagGAAGTCAGCGAACCCGTATCttgtatatgtgttatatactgaaTTCACACAGTAAAGCAAGCcacagaaatattaagaaaatcacaaggaaaacacAGAGTACTGTATCAAAACCCAGGTATGTGTGGGCCTGCACAGTTCTCAGCCATgctgctcaagggtcaactgtattgcCTCTCGGATTGCTGGTGTCCATGCATTTGGGCTCCCAGAATGCACGTCAGACCAACCTTGCAGCGCCTAGCTGTACAACCCTTACCCTCctgtttaaatatttcctttgttcccaatgtttataggacaAAGGCCAAATTCCTCCTCCTGGTATCGAAAGCACCGTGACCCAATCCATCTGCCAAACTTGCTTCTTGTTCCCGATCATCACACCCCACGTTCCCTGGGCACCTTGCCCTGTGCTTTCCCAACTCCGTGGCTTGGTGcacagatgttttgttttttgttttttttttacaggaatgccttccacccccacctctctagAGGTTCAGCCTAAGTGCTAGCTCAAGAGATCTCTGAACCAAGATGAAGTTACAATTCCCTCCTCCGAGTGCCCGCTTTGCTTGGATGCCTCAGTAGTTCTTTAGGGGCCGAGACCAGATTGGAAAGCACCgtgcctctgttcctttcttcagGGCCAGGCCAGACAAGTAATGCAGAGAACGAGGGGAACAAAGGTAATCCAGTATCGTTTTTCTTCCTGGCTTTTGGTCAGTCCAAATCCTAAGGTGATGAGGTATGTCGCGTCACATTCACGGTGAGAAGTGCAACGAACAGTCTAGAGGAGAGCGCTGTTTGTGAAGAAACCATCTGGTGATGCTCTGAGTTCCCTACCTGACCCGTCTCTCATCAGCCTGGCCATAAATAAGCTTCTTGAGAGGAAGGACTGTAAATTCCTAAGAAATCTGCCTGTATTCTGTTGGGTGAGAAAAATCCTTTTAGGAACAAAGGGCGGCTCCCTACCCATGCATGGGTGACCTCCAGGAACAAAACAGCCACGACACGAACTTTTTATGCTGAGAAAAGAAATTAGCAAGATAACTCAGGAAATGCAACTCGGATTCAAACACCATGAAATCTTGTCAAGCAAAAATAGTCTTTATTCAAATTTAATGGAAACAGGGGTCACTATACTTTGCAAGacggggaaaaataaaattaaaaaaaattcttttcttttcttttttaatataaaacaatataatcaCAATACCAGAATATGGAACTCTACAGTTTATTTCCTATGGGTTACTGCAGGTATCAATTTTCCTCGACTGTGCTATTCACAACTTTGTTAAGTCCAAAAGTATGAAACCAAAGTGGTAGGAAACTTAAGACTTAGCACTTTCACTAAATGGCAAACATCAAAGGGCATCAATTCGAGGGCAAAAATGGCCGAACTCACCGTACCTACCTATGTCACCGTTCCAGCCTGAAAGCCATCCAGGTACTGAGCTCCCTGTGGGAAAGGCCAGGCCTGAGAGCCGAGGCGTTTTGGATATTCTACTGTGGGCCAGGAGTAAAGGGGGTTTTCAAAGAGAAGATTGTTTTCAGTCGAGCAGGAAGGCCTGGCGCCAGGAGGCTTTACGGAGAGGAAGCACTTAGATTTAACAATTGTAGACACACCATTAGGGGAGTTAAAAATGTACAGCAGTGACGTATGTTCTACTTCGATCACTTGTGCTACGGCTACCAAACATGTACAAAAGACTTCTCGGGGAGTTCCAGCTGTGGTCGTAGCCAGTTAGGACCGCGAGTGGGACCTGGATCTAGACCGAGAGGGCGATCTGGACGCAGACCTGGATCTGGACTTGGACCGAGACCGGGTTTTTGAAGCGGACTTTGATCTGGAGCGTGATTCTGACGGAGGGTTTGGTTTGGACTTGGAATTGGACCTCGACCGGGACCGGGTCTCCTGATGGGTGCCGGCATCCGCGCTCTCCCCTCGGCCCTCCCTCGGGCCGGACTCGGCCTTCGCATGCTCGCGCTCCTTGGAGGCGGAGCGGGAGCGCGACCTGGACTGGGAGCGCTCGGcgtcctccttcttcttcttcttgccgCTGCCCGACTTGCTGTCTCGCTTGCCGCCCCGCTTTCTGCTCCTCTCGCTCTTGCTGTGGCTGCGGCTCCGGCTGCggctctcctccctgctcctcttcctccccttcctcttgtCCTTGCTTttgctgcggctgcggctgcggctgccTCCTttgctgcggctgcggctgcggctctTGTGCAGGCCCTTCTCCTGGCTCCGGCTCTTCTccttgcttctgcttctgctcacGCTCGCCCGCTTCTCCTCCGCTCGCCTCTCCTGACTCCTGCTTCGACTTTTACTCTTGCTTTTGTGCCGACTGGGACTCCGGCTCTTGGACTTGCCGGCGTTGTCGCTGTTCTGGATCTTCTCTTCGGCCTGGTCTTTACTCTTGCTGCGGCGCTTGTCCgcgctgcggctgcggctgcggctctTGTCCTTGCTGGGGCTCCGGCTTTTCTCCTTCTTGCTGCGGCTGCGGCTCTGGCTGCGGCTGCGGCTCTTGCTCCGGGAACGGGAGCCCGACCTGAGGAGACACGGGGATCGGGGTCACGGGCGACCTCATGCCTCACGCCGCTTGTGACAACAGGAGACTAACGCGAAGCGTACGGCTTGCGGTGGCCAGGGACCGCTTTCTGAACCCCGATTCCCATCCTGAGCTGGAAAACCCGGGCTGAGGGAAGACTGGTAACGTGGTTAAAACCCAAGTGGGAAGCGGGACGGGCATGCCCCGCGGACCTCCTCTGCTCACGCCAAGGAAGACCCACCTGGACCGAGACCTGCTCTTCgaatgactgcttttgctgctgcCGCTTCGGCTTCTGCTCTTACGAGAATGTCTGCTCCGGGAACGAGACCTAGCAGGAGAGAATATGAAGGAAGGCTAGCTGAACACCGAGACCTTTTCCAATTGAAAAATACGTACGGCACTGGCTGTGTCCAGGCTCGGTGTTGGAAAAGAACCCTCTCCAGGGTTCTGGGCTCACAGATCTGGTACCTGCATGGTTCCCCTGAACCTCAGAACCTCTGATTCAGACCCCACGTCTCCCCCAGACCCGCTCTTTCTGCTGGGTTCCTTCCTTATTTCCACGGGTGCCACGGTTCTTTAGCCAGTTCCTCGTACCACGAACTGTAGCCACCCCggtctcttctctcccccctcaTCCACACATACTCCTGATTCTGCCTCTTTGCCTCCAGTCTACCCACCTCTGCTGCTGCCCCCCCAACCAAGCCACTACCGTCTCTCTTGGTCCCTCAACAGCCTCATTAGCCTTCCTGCAAACACTTTTGCCCTTTGGCTATCAATTCACTCACTGGGACCAGAGAGcgttttaaaaaacacactccaagctttaaaaaaaaatcgtcaATAAGCCAAGACTGTGAACTCTGCTTATTTTCTACCACAGTAAGCAGGGCTCCTCAGGGGAATCGACTATTCCAAGTGTAGGGCAGAGAATGCACGAGATGGGCCTAGAACATCTCATCATGGCAGAAAGAGGAAATGTTCAAAGACTGCTGGGCTCCACCATCTGTGAAAGGACTTTTGCCAAAAACACTGAACCTGTTCCCCAGTCACACCTCTCAAGACATAACTTCCAGTTTACTGGGAAGTGGGGATAAAGTACAACAATATCACGAGGAAACAGATGAATGCAAATGTGGgatactattaaaaacaaaagtcagtgTCAGGAtggggggcgggtggggtgggaggagcctgcttcagactgaaGAGACCTAACAAGCTCTTGCAATACAGGACTGGACTGGGTCCCGGTCAGCAGAGAAATGCAGGTATAAAGACACCCATGCAACCACTGGAGAAATCTGAAACTGGCCTGGATAGAAGATGACTTTATGGAATCACTGTTAAGGTTCTTAGGTAAGAGAATATAAATGTGGTCATCCTCACTTTGGGAGACACAcgctgaagtatttaggggtgaaGCATCCTGTCTTCAACTTCCCTTAAAATGCAAACGTACGGGGTGtgtgcataaatatatacacagagaaagagacagaagaacaCGAACTACTAACAACTGTTGAAGCCAGGAGGAGAGTATGCGGGTGTTCGTGAactattctttccacttttatgtttgaaaatgaCCGCAATAaacaatttgagaaaatatttaggaaagcACATCCAcatgaaaaccaaacaaaaccaagacAACCGAAGACACAGAAGCCAACCTGAAGGGCTCCCAAGGGTCAAAAATTTGAGCATAAAACATTAGGACTGCAGTAAatgaaatgttattaaatatatacattatcaTCCAAGAATTCATTCAAAATGATATTAAATCACCAACCGCATCATTACCTTTGGGGAATCCTAGAGCACCTTTAAAATTCTAAAAGGTGGTAAATAAAGGGGTCAaacttttattttgcatttcctataAAAATTATACCTGAGAGTAACAAAGAGTGGAAATCATCCATGATAGAATTACAGCCTTTAAATgcagaaagaatgaggaaagTGGAAAGTTATCCCTTGGCAATGACAACTGGTGGCTCTAGGGAATGATGGATCAGTAGATGCTAAAACTATCAGGTGGACTGTGGACGTGGAACTTTAAAACAGATGGCTCAGGCTCACGACTTTGGACGCAATGATGCATGCTATCCCTCGTCATCTGAAGCGGAACATCCAAGCACCGTACAAGTGATGCAACAAGAAGCATAAGGTACTACTTGCAAAGTACATCTGCTAATAAAACACTGACTTTCCTCTAAAAGCCTCGAGGCCTAACTATGAGTTCACAGGAAACATGGGAAATAGGATGAATATGGTAAATATCACCACAAGGACGCAAAGAGAAATCTCAGCTATGAGAACATATTCAAATAGGCCAACTGTTTCTTCAACTAAATGCATGGAGAATAAAAACAGGACCAAGGAGGACATACCTGTGATTAAGAGAATGAAGAGACAGGCCACCTAACGGCAGCGTGCAGATCCAGTTGTGACCCTAATATGAACTAACCAACTGccaaaatacatatttgagaCAACTGAGAAAATGTGAATACATATTTGCTGGCTGTGATATGGCCCCATGATTTTAGATTTTAGTTAGACGTACATAGTGAAATAATTACATTACAGGTGAAATGACAGGATGCCCAGACTTGTCCAcaatgaggcagggagaggggtagTGAAACaagactggaaaaataaaaagtaatacagCTGGATGGGTGACAGGAATAAGGGAATTCAGGGCTCCTTACACTATTTTCTCtaatgctttatgtatttgaaattttccataagaaaaaaataaaaaacagaaccaaaCCTGGAAAGCTTGGAAGTCTCTGGTGACTTCCTACTGCTCTTAAATCCTTACCCTGGTCCGTGGCTCGGCAGGCTCTGGCCCTTTTCTGCCTCATCTCCAGTCGCTCTGCTCCTGCTGCCCTCCGCTAGAAGGGCCCTCACCCCTTTCTCTGCCCGCCCCTCCAGCTTCTCCTCTAGGGCCCAGCGTTTATGACGTGCCCGCCCTTAGAGAAGCCTCTGCCAGTTCTCCAAACTCGTGCCGTGTACGTTTCCTTTTGACACACACTTATCACGCTGGTCATTATTGGCTCAATGCCCGTTTCCTCCACTAGGCTGAGCTTCAGGAGGGCATGGACCACATCTGTTTTATTCACAACCGCCTGGCCTAGTGCCGAGCGGCTGCTGAATAAAAAGTCTCCACTCGTGAGTAGCTGGAGTTCCTGAGAAAGTAACAAAGGACCCTTGGCCACGTTTGCTCCCAATATGGGTATGAAGCGGGGCACCCAAGAAGAAATGTGAAAACAGGTCACGGACACCTGCCTCAGGAAAAGCACTTCGATCTCTACCCAGGATGTAAGAGTTCAAGAGTCTCACAGATAAATGCTTGGTGTGAAGTGGCGTCACTGAACCAGACAGAACCATGTTCCTGAGGAGGACAGGAGATGGGAAAGGGACTGTCTGTCTGTGTACTCACGAATGAATTTACAGCAAAAGCTCCGACGCACACATATCAATGATCAACCACGGTACCTGGAGTGACTCCGGCTCCTGGAATAGGACCTGCGGCGTCTGGAACCGGGCTTGTCTTCGACTAATCTGATTTTTCTGCCATTGACTTCAGTTCCATCTAACTTTTCCAAAGCTCTTTTCATGTCGGAGTAAGACACAAATTCAATCACCCCTTCATTTTTACGGCCCTTGTGAGCATCTGCATAGGTCACTTCTCCCGCCTGACGCATATAAtcctaaagaaacaaaacaccccaaacaAGGTCATGATACATTTTGTGAAGATATCTAATGTGATTATAATTAAAGTTCCCTTTCCTTTGGGAAGAAAAGCTCGTTTTTTTTTTGAACGCAGTTTACTCTTGAAACAAAACGAAGTTTactcttaaaatatttccatctaCATACCAACCCATTTATTaaggttattttctttctcaaaagagAACGAGCGAGCTTGTGCACGCAAGcaagcgggtgggggggggggcagagggagagagagagttttaagcaggaggggagctcgatcccacgaccctgggatcatgaccagagcccaaatcaagaattggacgctcaattgactgagccacccaggcgcccctaactaaggttcgttctttttctttcttcctttttctttctctttctctatttttattttagacagtgagaaagagcacgagccggggggggggggggaggagagagacagacagacagactaaAGCAGgctcacactcagtgcagagtctgacgcggggctcaatcccatgaccctgggatcgtgaccaaatcaagagtcggatgctcaggtgactaaaccacccaggtgcccctgaggttcTTTAAAGTATCAGGTGAGAGGTagacacaataaatatttaactgTTTCTTTTGTGATGTGTGAATATGAAAGTGTTTAActataattttctgaattttatactGGCAAGCTTCTTGTTTATAGCACCTTTGGAGGCTCATGTCACCACATGAGTAAATGTGAAAGTTAGGTCTTTTACATTTCACTGTAAATCCTTGTTTGAAAACGTACAAATGCTGAAAAATATCCAGGGTAACATATAAATACAATCCATAAAGGGATTACGAGATTAGCatctcagttttatttaaaattgctggtaggggtgcttggctggctcagtaggaagagcatgtgactcttgatctcagggtggctgagttcaagccccacgctgggtgtagagatctcttaaataaaacttaaaaaaaattaaaaaaaatgaaattgctatATACTATCTCTTcgaaacaaaggcaacaaaatagTTCTGTCAAGCTCGGGCTTCAAAGGTTCAATGATCAATGACTACCCATGTTCCTTCACTACAAGcctctttcctcattctttttgagGACTTAACATAATCCAGTGGGAGAATACGACATGCTAGATAAACACTAAAGGGAAGTATAAACAAGATGAGATCGGATTAGTGTTTGAAAAGACTGTGAGATTTAGAGAAATTTAACACTTAAGGATTTTTGGCtaattttcctctatttcttgGCATGTAGTATACACATAACATTTGTGGACTGCAGACATAttccacagaaatttatttttgttattgctttCCTCTCTGTATTTTACAAACACTGAACACATGCCATCAGGTACCTTCTTTGCTCACTGCATAAAACAGTTACGTGTCTTAACATATACAATCTTCATAACTAGGGTGGCTCATTACTATTTGAGGATTGGCCAATTGTTGGGACCTTTAGGTTATATATAATCACTTGCTATTATTCATAGCCCAGGAATGACTTTATAGAAAATTTCTTCAACTGAATTATTTTCAGGAATGGGGGTTCTGGGTAGAAAACAGGGATTCCATATAATATCATCCAAATTTGGACACATTTGAGACTGAGTGAGGATGCTAAGTTATACCAAGGCTGGGACTGTCTTGAACAGGTCAAGACCTAGGAGAACTCTAGTAAAAGGGCGTTTTACTAGTAGTTTAAAAAACTACTTTTGTTTTATACCACCGTACTTCCAGATTactaataataacagctaactgTTAAACGTCTATTGTATGGACAGGGATGATTTAACTAAAGCCCTAACTATAACCACACGAAGAAGATACAATTATTCCCCCCATTTTGCAGAACAGAGAAGTAGAAGAATATACAGACTAAGTAAACTGTTTGCCATCATTCAGGCAGTAAGTGAACGAGCTGAGGCCTGAACACAAGCCGCCAGACTTGAGAACCTGAATTAACACTACCTGCCCCAACCGATGGGTGAAACTGCCAAATCTCCAGGTCCCTGGAGGTAGACTACTAGAGGAATTTCATCTCAACACCATCATCACAGGGTGTTATGAACTTACACATTTAAGAGACAATAgcccttcaatttatttttgcattttcttgattaaCTGCTAGCACTTACTGTGCCAGGAACTATTCTTGGACTTTTTATACTGAGTGGCATTCAATTCTCACAATAACTTTTGAGTTAAAAATGAGCATTAATCTCATTTTTATAGTTGAAAACCATGAGGCACAAGAGGAAAGTAACTTGCTGAACTAAAATAACGgacaagtggcagagctgggatgcacCCCAGACAGGTGGGCTCCAGAACCCTGTTCTTAAGTCTGCTTTGACTTACAAGGAAGTCCGCTCCAGTGCTCTCCTTTCCAAAGAGTGAAACTACAGACGCATAAAAATCAACTGAAGACACTGGCTAGGCTCCATTTTAACCAAAAGTCTGAAAGCCTTTCCAGTTTCTACCCAAACACTCAACCTTCACTCTCAGAACACTGGGGGTGCTCCTCCTGTGAGCACAGTCCTGCTGGGAGACACTCAGTGAGGGCCTCGTCCACAACCAGCACCATGCACTAGAAGAAACACCGGCTCAGGTACTGGTCCAGGCTCTTCTGCTAAGACCAAATGTGTGAATTAACCTTTTCTGGATCTCATCCTTTCTTATCTAAAGACTGTtgggaacaaattaaaaaaagggggggggggcgcgagaAGGATATAAAACTGCtttgatgaggggcacctgggtggctcagttagtttcagctcaggtcatggtctcacggtccgtgagttcgagccccacatcaggttctgtgctgacagtgtgcagcctgcttgggattctctcaatctctctcaaaaaataaagtcaaaaaaaattttttaattgctctGATGAGCTAAAACTGTGAATGTAAGATTCCTAACTACTTTTTGCTGACCCTAAATATACTCACTGATTTCACTAGACAGGATTTGTTTAATGATGGGACTAAAAGTGAGAAGCAAGAGACAGAAGTGTGAATGAATATCCTTTACGTCTGTCCTTCTAAAACTATCCAGATTAAGACACTAATTTCTTCCCTATTGAGCTTAAAAGCACTGTTCTCAAAAAACAAGCTGGGATCAGTATGCTGGATCAACACAGCACTGGACCTTAATCTTTAAGACTCTTTCAGGATGAATAttccatgaaaaattaaaaacacttacGAAAGGACACAAAATTTGACAGTCGTTCTCACCAATGAAGAGCTACACTGGAAGCTGACAAAAAGCTGCATGATCACAGCTAATGTTACAGGAAACGCTTGCAACTTTTTCTTCTACTGCTGAGAAACTACAACGGCGTCTCTCTACAACAAGCTCTGCACAGTGGACAAGAATCTCCAACACAGGTTGTCTTTACAGCCATGGTCCCCTAACATACAGTAGTGAGATTCCGATGTCTTTTGTACTACCACAGaacttgtaaaaaaatatttttatttttacgtttttagaagattttatttttaataagcaatctctgtacccaacatggggcctgaacctagaaccctgagatcaagagtcgtgcggctccaccgactgagccggccaggtgcctgGGACCCTTTCAAGAATTCCCAAATGCTCTGGGAAAACTTTCAAACATGTAATCCCATTACATTGTTTGCCTAGGCCTGCATACAAACACCTCTTTCCCAACCATAACTCCGCCCAGCCTTATCCCAGAAGGTTAATGAGGCCCAAACCTTTAGGTCTTGCCAGCTGCACCGACTTGACAAATTCTCCACGATAAGTCTGTACTCTGTGCGGGTAGGAGGGCCGTACTTATCTCGGCCACTTCTTCTGTAACCATATCCACCTTTGGAAGGTTCAAATAGATAACAtgacttcagtggaggaaaaggaaaaagtgacCCAGCACATATTCCCCTGAAGTGTACCATTTACCCCCACCCCACAACACAGCACATATATTTTAGTTCTATCCCCACCCCTTAATTctaaactagatttttttttaaaaaagcaatcaactaaacatgaaatttaatttaatttacgaAGTGGtaagtatatatattcattaatattatatttaaaattaacatgCATAAATTAAAACTATTAACAATTTAACAATTTAGAAATAAGTAACCAAATTACTAAATCAGTTACTGGTGTTACTCACAGTGATTAAagtttttgtgaatattttatacgaaaaaaagattttcaggcACCTATTTCAGTTTAATCTCATCTGTGTCTAACCCTTGGGATCCTCACCACCCAGGTCTAATGGGGAAAGGTTGCGGTCGTCACATGGCTTCCTGTTTTGGTCAGCCAAGGGCCACAATGGTTCAAAGAGCCACGCATGGAAAGGTAACCCAAGGTCAGCAAATGGAACAGGCAGTCATCTTAGCCTCAAAGgattcttttaattaaaacattgagGTCTTTGTTAAATCTATGTTAAACAATTgcattacagagaaaaaaaacaacaacacaaacacacatcattaaacatattttaaaaagtattaaaacaaGAACTTTATgtcattaattaaattaaaattaaacagtatCAAAGATGTTTATTtgcaattttacatttaaaaagatacataatttataaaacaaatggcTTAAATATCAATACATTTCAGTGTAACATTAATTaatcaattactttaaaaaattcacattgAACAACAAAGGCATGTATGTCATCGATACAAATGCCCTTTTAAATGCTTACTGCGTCCAGAACCGTAACTGCCGTCTCGACGTGGGCCGCGGGCATGCTCAACAATTACTCGCTCACCACAAAGGTCTTTGCCGTTTAGTTCATAAACAGCATCATCTGCATCACGCAGATCATCAAACTCCACAAACCCATATCTAGAAGAGAGCAAACGAAGTCCCGGTTGGCACCGCTCTGACGCCCAGCTTCGCTACCGTTAAAGAGAAAGCAACGAGGGTCATGCTTAGCAAAGGTTAGGTGGGTTCTGCAAACTAAGGATCGGCTTTCTCTTCCCTGTGGCTGAAACCGCTTTGCTTTGTGCCAACAGGCCCCGCCAGAGGATGGGGAGGCTGCTCAAGGTAGACTCCTGTCTTTCTAGTAGGAGGCGGGCTAAAACACACAGACACCACTTCTTTCGTTCCCCAAGCAGTTCTGGTGACAGCTGCACAGACCCCCACAGGGGACGCCTGGTATCAGGTATCAAAATACGGAACCCTACAAGGCTGAGTGTCGGCTCTTTCAAGTCACATAAAAACTCCTCTATGGTAGCTTTCGCCCCCAAGTGAGAGCTTAGAGAACAGCTAGACCCGTGTGCAGGCGCTGTGCCCTAGCTGTTAGGTCGTGCTTGGAATAAGGTTCCGAGTAAACAATCCACAGCACCTCAAatctcagtgaaagaaaaaagttttcaagTTCCTGTTCTTCTACCTAAACAAATGAGTCACAAGTGAATTAACTTGTTCCAGAAAttatcagtgaaaaaaaaattcagatctaTTCACTTCCTCATGTTTTGCAAATTCATTTTCATGAGGTTTTAGGTAGGCTGGAATTCTCTAAAATCTATGTATGACTACAAACTTCTTTacatagtactgctaggaatgtTCCGACAAAGAGGTTTGGTAGTTTAACACATTTCCCGAAGAAGACACCCTCCCCCCCTGAATCCTACTAACGCCTGGTAAAGAACACAACTTACAATACTCAACAGCAAATGTGTCAGAGATTTCTAAGTAAGGTTAAACAAACACCCTATAAACTATATTATCAGTACACTTTCAGTGTGGTCTAACACCATGGCTGTGAAGTCTAGCTTTGTGACCACTACctatatttaaaaaccaaaaccatgtTAATGATTATACTTAGTCACCAAGGAAAGTTACAAGCAATGTCTTTAACAAAGCTGTGTCCGCAGGCAAACACTGACTAGTGTTCTGCTGTGTCTAAACACACTGGAACAAAGAACAGGTTACAAGGCTTGCCACAAGTTCATCCAGCCTGACCAAAATTATTCCAGTTTCCTTAGCATGTAATGCTGTACTCAGCAACAtggtgagtgagtgagagaaacTTGGAATTGCGGAATTTTCCCTTT
This Lynx canadensis isolate LIC74 chromosome C1, mLynCan4.pri.v2, whole genome shotgun sequence DNA region includes the following protein-coding sequences:
- the SRSF4 gene encoding serine/arginine-rich splicing factor 4, giving the protein MPRVYIGRLSYQARERDVERFFKGYGKILEVDLKNGYGFVEFDDLRDADDAVYELNGKDLCGERVIVEHARGPRRDGSYGSGRSGYGYRRSGRDKYGPPTRTEYRLIVENLSSRCSWQDLKDYMRQAGEVTYADAHKGRKNEGVIEFVSYSDMKRALEKLDGTEVNGRKIRLVEDKPGSRRRRSYSRSRSHSRSRSRSRHSRKSRSRSGSSKSSHSKSRSRSRSGSRSRSKSRSRSQSRSRSKKEKSRSPSKDKSRSRSRSADKRRSKSKDQAEEKIQNSDNAGKSKSRSPSRHKSKSKSRSRSQERRAEEKRASVSRSRSKEKSRSQEKGLHKSRSRSRSKGGSRSRSRSKSKDKRKGRKRSREESRSRSRSHSKSERSRKRGGKRDSKSGSGKKKKKEDAERSQSRSRSRSASKEREHAKAESGPREGRGESADAGTHQETRSRSRSNSKSKPNPPSESRSRSKSASKTRSRSKSRSRSASRSPSRSRSRSHSRS